The following are encoded in a window of Lagenorhynchus albirostris chromosome 3, mLagAlb1.1, whole genome shotgun sequence genomic DNA:
- the NRG2 gene encoding pro-neuregulin-2, membrane-bound isoform isoform X2: protein MSESRRRGRGRAKKHREGRKLELEPGEKATRPKLKKMKSQTGQVGEKQSLKCEAAAGNPQPSYRWFKDGKELNRSRDIRIKYGNGRKNSRLQFNKVKVEDAGEYVCEAENILGKDTVRGRLFVNSVSTTLSSWSGHARKCNETAKSYCVNGGVCYYIEGINQLSCKCPNGFFGQRCLEKLPLRLYMPDPKQKAEELYQKRVLTITGICVALLVVGIVCVVAYCKTKKQRKQMHNHLRQNMCPAHQNRSLANGPSHPRLDPEEIQMADYISKNVPATDHVIRRETETTFSGSHSCSPSHHCSTATPTSSHRHESHTWSLEHSESLTSDSQSGIMLSSVGTSKCNSPACVEARARRAAAYSLEEQRRAAVPPYHDSIDSLRDSPHSERYVSALTTPARLSPVDFHYSLATQVPTFEITSPNSAHAVSLPPAAPISYRLAEQQPLLRHPAPPGPGPGPGTGADMQRSYDSYYYPAAGPGPRRGACALGGSLGSLPASPFRIPEDDEYETTQECAPPPPPRPRARGASRRTSAGPRRWRRSRLNGLAAQRARAARDSLSLSSGSGGGSASASDDEADDADGALAAESTPFLGLRAAHDALRSDSPPLCPAADSRTYYSLDSHSTRASSRHSRGPPPRAKQDSGPL from the exons CCACCCGGCCCAAGCTGAAGAAGATGAAGAGCCAGACGGGACAGGTGGGTGAGAAGCAATCACTGAAGTGTGAGGCAGCAGCTGGTAACCCCCAGCCCTCCTACCGCTGGTTCAAGGACGGCAAGGAGCTCAACCGCAGCCGCGACATTCGCATCAAGTACGGCAATGGCAG AAAGAACTCACGACTACAGTTCAACAAGGTGAAGGTGGAGGACGCTGGGGAGTACGTCTGCGAGGCTGAGAACATCCTGGGGAAGGACACCGTCAGGGGCCGGCTCTTCGTCAACAGCG TGAGCACTACCCTATCATCCTGGTCGGGGCACGCCCGCAAGTGCAACGAGACAGCCAAGTCCTATTGTGTCAACGGAGGCGTCTGCTACTACATCGAGGGCATCAACCAGCTCTCCTGCAA aTGTCCAAACGGATTCTTCGGACAGAGATGTTTGGAGAAACTGCCTTTGCGATTGTACATGCCAGATCCTAAGCAAA AAGCCGAGGAGCTGTACCAGAAAAGGGTCCTGACTATCACCGGCATTTGCGTGGCTCTGCTGGTCGTGGGCATCGTCTGCGTGGTCGCCTACTGCAAGACCAA AAAACAGCGGAAGCAGATGCATAACCACCTTCGACAGAACATGTGTCCAGCCCACCAGAACCGGAGCTTGGCCAATGGGCCCAGCCACCCCCGGCTGGACCCTGAGGAGATCCAGATGGCAGAC TATATCTCCAAGAATGTGCCAGCCACAGACCATGTCATCCGGAGGGAAACGGAGACCACCTTCTCTGGGAGCCACTCCTGTTCTCCTTCTCACCACTGCTCCACAGCCACGCCCACCTCCAGCCACAG GCATGAGAGCCACACGTGGAGCCTGGAACATTCTGAGAGCCTGACCTCCGACTCCCAATCGGGCATCATGCTGTCATCAGTGGGCACCAGCAAGTGCAACAGTCCAGCGTGTGTGGAGGCGCGGGCACGGCGGGCGGCAGCCTACAGCCTAGAGGAGCAGCGCAGGGCTGCGGTGCCACCTTACCACGACTCCATAGACTCCCTGCGTGACTCCCCGCACAGCGAGAG GTATGTGTCGGCCCTGACCACGCCCGCGCGCCTCTCTCCCGTGGACTTCCATTACTCGCTGGCCACGCAGGTGCCAACTTTCGAGATCACGTCCCCCAACTCGGCGCACGCCGTGTCGCTGCCGCCGGCCGCGCCCATCAGCTACCGCCTGGCGGAGCAGCAGCCGCTCCTGCGGCACCCGGCGCCCCCCGGCCCCGGTCCAGGGCCCGGGACCGGTGCGGACATGCAGCGCAGCTACGACAGCTACTACTACCCCGCGGCGGGACCGGGGCCGCGGCGCGGGGCCTGCGCCCTAGGCGGCAGCCTGGGCAGTCTGCCCGCCAGCCCTTTCCGCATCCCCGAGGACGACGAGTACGAGACCACGCAGGAGTgcgcgcccccgccgccgccgcggccgcgTGCCCGCGGCGCGTCCCGTAGGACGTCTGCTGGACCCCGGCGCTGGCGCCGCTCGCGCCTCAACGGGCTGGCGGCGCAGCGCGCACGCGCAGCGCGGGACTCGCTGTCGCTGAGCAGCGGCTCGGGAGGCGGCTCGGCTTCCGCCTCGGACGACGAAGCGGACGACGCGGACGGGGCGCTGGCGGCCGAGAGCACGCCTTTCCTCGGCCTGCGTGCGGCGCACGACGCGCTGCGCTCGGACTCGCCGCCGCTCTGCCCGGCGGCCGACAGCAGGACTTACTACTCCCTGGACAGCCACAGCACGCGGGCCAGCAGCAGACACAGCCGCGGGCCGCCCCCGCGGGCCAAGCAGGACTCGGGGCCCCTCTAG